From Actinopolyspora lacussalsi, a single genomic window includes:
- a CDS encoding elongation factor Ts (product_source=KO:K02357; cath_funfam=1.10.286.20,1.10.8.10,3.30.479.20; cog=COG0264; ko=KO:K02357; pfam=PF00889; superfamily=46934,54713; tigrfam=TIGR00116): MANYSAADVKRLRDVTGSGMMDCKKALEETEGDFDKAIENLRIKGAKDVGKRAERSTAEGLVAGGNGVLIEFNSETDFVAKNDEFVELADRIVAAAKEAGSADVETVSEAKLGDSTVGTAIHDLSAKIGEKLELRRISAFDGQVATYLHRRAAGLPPAVGVQVEYTGSDEEAARGAAMQIAALKPQYLSREDVPEDIVENERRIAEETARSEGKPEKAMPKIIEGRLNGFYKDNVLLDQPSVQDNKRSVKDLLDEAGVSITRFARFEVGQS; this comes from the coding sequence ATGGCGAACTACAGTGCGGCCGATGTGAAGCGTCTCCGCGACGTCACCGGCTCCGGCATGATGGATTGCAAGAAGGCGCTCGAGGAGACCGAGGGCGACTTCGACAAGGCGATCGAGAACCTGCGCATCAAGGGCGCCAAGGACGTGGGCAAGCGGGCCGAGCGCTCCACCGCGGAAGGTCTGGTCGCGGGCGGTAACGGCGTCCTGATCGAGTTCAACAGCGAGACGGACTTCGTCGCCAAGAACGACGAGTTCGTGGAACTGGCCGACAGGATCGTGGCCGCCGCCAAGGAGGCGGGCTCGGCCGACGTCGAGACGGTCAGCGAAGCCAAGCTGGGTGACAGCACCGTCGGCACGGCCATTCACGACCTGTCCGCCAAGATCGGTGAGAAGCTGGAACTGCGCAGGATCAGCGCCTTCGACGGCCAGGTGGCCACCTACCTGCACCGTCGTGCGGCGGGACTGCCGCCCGCCGTGGGTGTCCAGGTCGAGTACACCGGCTCCGACGAGGAGGCCGCCCGGGGTGCCGCGATGCAGATCGCGGCGTTGAAGCCGCAGTACCTCTCTCGGGAGGACGTGCCCGAGGACATCGTCGAGAACGAGCGCAGGATCGCGGAGGAGACCGCCCGCTCCGAGGGCAAGCCGGAAAAGGCCATGCCCAAGATCATCGAGGGCAGGCTCAACGGGTTCTACAAGGACAACGTGCTGCTGGACCAGCCCTCCGTCCAGGACAACAAGCGTTCCGTCAAGGATCTGCTGGACGAGGCCGGAGTCAGCATCACCCGCTTCGCGAGGTTCGAAGTCGGTCAGTCCTGA